GTCGTGCCCGCCTGGGGCTGTACATTTTCGGCCGGGTGGCGCTGTTTAAGAATTGCGTTGAGTTGCGACCAGCCTTCCGGCTGCTGATGAACCGTCCGCTCGAGCTGCAGCTTCATCCGGAGGAAAAGTACGGGGGAGGCGAACGTCAACTGCAGGGTGGTGGAAGTGGTGCGGGTGAAGAAGGACTGTCCACCAGGACGGTGAAGGACATGACGCAGATGGCACAATTTGTCTACCAGATGTACATGCAGCAGGTGAACGTCATCCGCGAGGAAATGGTGCGTATGGGTTGCTGTAGCTTATGgcttctagtttttttttttttacttactaTCTGCTTTTGATTCTgcaggaaaaaatgaaaactctTTTCGAGAAGCAGCgccaggagcagcagcaggaaaagaTGGAAGAACAGATCAAGATCGTTGATGCGGAGGCCGAGGAGGCGGAAAAGCAACGCCAGGCGGAAGCGGCTGCTAAGAAGGACTTTGCACCGACCCCGATACGCAACGAAATAGGCGATTTGGCAGAACCGATGGATGTTGCGGAAAGGCCACGCCGTGGTAAGAAACGGGTAGCGGCCGAGGAAGCTGTTGTTCCGCCACCGGCGACCCAAGAAGGTGAAAAGGACGGCGAGCAGGAGAAGACCGAGGAGAAGACAGAGGAGGATCCAAAAGCCGATGAACCGGAAGTCGAGGAAAAGGAAGAAGCAGAggattaaaagaaaaaaaagcaggaaaaacGAAGGTCCTACTGCCCATTGTAGTTATTAAATTCatcttaaaaataaattaagctCCAAAATACAATTAAATAATGGTTTTTATTACTTGCACAGTTTCTGATTTTCCAGCTCATATTAAATCACATAAATTTATTCACTCTTAGCatattcttttcttctcttttgccATAGCCCGAAGCATGTTCCGGCATTCCATCCCAGGCCCTACTTACGAAAGCTTTCACTAAACGTTTTGTGCAGCTTCTTCACCTTTCTCGGCCCAAGCCCGGAGCACATGCTGAGCCGCTCCTCGCTACTGTTGATCAGCTTGCCGAGCGTGCCAAAGTTCTGCAGCAGTATCATCGCGTCCGTCTGGTTGACGGGCTTGATGCTGGTGAGCGCGCGGACCAGCTTCTCGTGCGGATACTTCTCCGCCCGCTCCATGATCCAGTCCGGCGGTCGGTTCTCGAACAGCTTGTACTTCTCCACGATGCGGCCCGCCTCGTCCGCGTTCCAGGCCAGCATCAGCGTCAGATCGGCCAGCAGACAGATGCGCGTCAGGTGCTTGAGCGCATTCTGCGGCTCGGAAATGTCGATCTGTACCAGCAGCACGCGCAGCTCGTACATCTTGCCCAGCTGCTTCAGCCGGGCGTGGATGTAGTCCGGGTTGAGGTTGTGGTAGCGCAGCGACAGGAAGAGAATGCAGGCGCTCGCCCCGACCACGTAGTCCGGCACGACGTCATCGTACTCCCAGGGTATGGTCTGGATGGCTTTCAGCAGCGGATTGCCGCGCTGCTTCGGGTTTACCAGGATGCAGTGGCTTTTGTTTACCTTGGCCGCCACCACGGCTGGGGCGGTGGTCGGTGTTTCTGCTGTCGtcgctgttgttgtgttggagggAGCTTTTGTTTCGCTTACGGTCGTTTGTTTCGCGGGCGGCGGTATGTCCAGCGCGGCCAATAGTTCGTCATCTTCATCCATGGTCGGGAGGTAGCTTCGTTGCCGGCCGGTAAACTGCAGCTGTGCAGCTGTTCTATTGCATCgggtttgttattgtttactGGACGGTTGACGTTTGTTGAGCATGTTCGAAAATACAAACGGCGGGACGAATGGTATCGACATTCGAAGTTAAAAAAGTCGTTCAAAATTGGGGATGAAAATAAAGAATGCCGTTTATAGGGGATGATTTTTAGAAAATGTGCTCTCGAAACACATCAATGACCATTAAAGCAACGGACATTAAAACGTGCTGTTCTGTCCGAATGGTGCATTTTAATGAAACATCCGTGTGCGTGTACGTTCAAGCATGAATCTGCTACTACTTGTTGAAGTTGTTGATTTTGGTTGCAATCCTAGCAACCTGCTGCTTCTCGCCGTTTTCCACTGCATGCCTGGTTGCCATGGTTTGTGAATGGGACTGTTTGGTCGCTGCACAATCCTTCACTGGCATAGGAATCCGAAAGTTGCCCTTaatttgtgtgaaaaaacTTTCGCAACGCGTGTGTGCCTTACGGTGGACATCGACTGGACCCGTCTCAATTGTCGCTCCCCACTACCAACACAACCATGGCTGATCGCAATTTGGAGCTGCAAACCACACTGGTGCGCTACAACAACCCGGTACTCGTGGTGAAACATGTGGAAAAGCGCGAACCGGCGGGCGATGTGGCCCCATCGAAGGAACAGACCGGCCGTCCCGGGTCAGGTGGTGCCGTCGTCGTCGACAGTCCGCGGGAGACGGAGGAGATTCTGAACTGCATCCTGCCGCCGAAAACGTGGGAAGAGGATGGACAGCTGTGGACGCAAACCGTGTCGAGCACGCCCGCAACTCGCCAGGACGTGATCAACCTGCAGGAGATGCTGGACACACGCCTGCAGCAGACGCAGGCCCGCGAGACGGGCATCTGTCCGGTGAGGCGCGAGCTCTACACCCAGTGCTTCGACGAGCTGATCCGCCAGGTCACGATCAACTGTACCGAGCGgggcctgctgctgttgcgcgtGCGGGACGAGATTGCAATGTCGCTTGAGGCGTACGAGACGCTATACTGTAGCTCGGTTTCGTTCGGCATTCGGAAGGCGCTGCAGGCCCAGGAGGGCAAGGAAAAGCTGCAGGAGCAGATACAGCAGGTGGAGCACGAGAAGGAGATGCTGCTCAACTCGATCAGCGACATGAAGATCAAGGCGGACCAGGCCGAGCGAAGGAACGCGGAGCTGCGTGCGTCCGAGGAGAAGAAACATTCGGAGGAGATTGCCTTCCTTAAGAAAACCAACGCACAGCTTAAGGTATGCGACTCGACACATTTGCCTCACtgcgtgtttgttttatgaaaaCGGATACATTTATTGACGATCGGTTGTcctgtctttttttgttttgtttcttacaACACAATCTCTTCTCCGCAGGCCCAACTGGAAGGAATTATTGCACCGAAGAAGTAAAAACCCGGAAACCCCATTACTTGCTGCACGCGCCGTGCACGACCAATGAAAACGGATAGTTCTGCCTCTAAGCCTTCATATGTTGATATACTGTAGCtaaatttttgcgcctataACTAATACAACACACTTTACAAAATCCACTCAACAGGACACTGTTGCTTAGTACAGGGGGTCAGCAATTCGAGAGCGACAGCCCCCTTCGAGAGGTGTTTGAAAACGCAACGAGAATGTTGCCTTGTCTTCCTCAACAAGGcattcgtgtgtttgtgtggttagTGTGTGCGTTAGCACTTTTCGTTAATCTCTGGCACCACCTTGAACAGGTCGGCAACGAGCCCGTAGTCAGCCACCTGGAAGATTGGCGCTTCCGGATCCTTGTTGATGGCCACGATCGTCTTCGAGTCCTTCATGCCGGCCAGATGCTGGATCGCACCGGAGATGCCGATGGCCACGTACACCTCGGGCGCCACAATCTTGCCCGTCTGGCCGATCTGCAGATCGTTCGGTACGTAGCCAGCGTCGACGGCGGCACGGGACGCGCCAACCGCGGCACCCCACTTGTCTGCCAGATCGTACAGCATTTTGAAGTTGTCGCCCGACTTCATGCCCCGCCCGCCGGACACGATGATCTTCGCCGCCGTGAGCGACGGTCGGTCCGACTTGGTCAGCTCCTGGCTAACGAACTCGGTCGTTTTGCTCGCAAAATCGCCCTCGGGCGCTTTCTCGATGGCGGCCGCACTGCCGGCAGCACCGGTCGGCTCAAAGTTGGTGCCGCGCACCGTGATCACCTTCACCGGATCCTTCGACTTGACCGTCTGGATCGCGTTGCCGGCGTAGATAGTGCGCACGAACGTATCGGCCGACTGGACGCCGATAATGTCCGACACGGGCGACACGTCCAGCTTGGCGGCGATGCGGGGCAGCACCGCCTTACCGAAAGCCGTTGCCCCGGCGACGATGTGCGTAAACTTGAGCTGCTCCTGCGTGGCCAGGATGAGCGGGGTGAGCGACTCCGCCAGCAGACCCTTGTACGCGTCGCCCTCGGCCACCAGCACCTTCTTGACGCCGTCCAGCTTGGCGGCAGCTTCCGAAACCGGGCCGACCTTGGTGCCAGCGACGAGGACGGTCACATCACCGCCCAGTTTCTTTGCCGCCGTGACCGCGTTGGCCGTGATCGGGTTCAGCGTCTCATTGTTGTGTTCTGCCAGCACCAGCGTGCTCTGGAAGCGCCGAAAACCCTGCCGAAAACAATTGATACCGTTTACGATTTTGGCCAATGCGCGCAGAATAGTGCAAATTATATAATTAACTTcaattgagagagagagtacaaAGGTTGGAAACTTCCAGTCGGTCCGTCTCCGTCTTGTTCCGGAGGACGGCAGCCGCACAGCCGTGCGTTATCTCTCGTTATCATCGGTCGATGGGCGAGGGGAAGTGTGGTGACGCGGAACATGTTGATCGCGCAATGTTATGCAAAATTCACCTTCGCCCCTTTCGTAAACGCTACGCCCGCTTACCTGCGCCGAAGGTCGCACGAGGGATGAGGAGCACCGGGCAAACATTGTGTTGAGCACTCTCACTTGAAAACCAATAGAAGCCTTAATGAAcgcgagcgaaagaaaaaaggaatcaCAGAAGTAACGAGTGGCGAATTTAGCAAATGGAATTGTTGTCAATTGACGTCGGTTCAATGCCCAagtaacttcttcttcttcttcttaataGAGTTGGTAGGTTGAGGCCTCCTATACGATCCGTTTTTTGAAGGTATAATCAGAGGTTTAACTACCAGTTTTTGGAGGGGAAATCATCCATTCTCCTTTGATGTTTATATTGCTGTTTCTTTGATGTTTATATGTTGTGGTTGAGATCTTTCTGATTGATGCACAGTGTGTTGGTTTTCGTGAAATCacctatcgttttttttttctttttgatagtttgtgtgttcttttcAGTTTGTATTCAAAAGATAGTGTTGTTCCATTCTTTAAGTTTGCTTGTGGTTTAGtgggtttcaattttttttttctttgtggtgtttgtatgtatatgtatttatatgtattttttttttcttgagagaggatgaggtttttttttttatttattattattattattattttttttttttgtacaggttcttgttcttgtgttagggtttttttttttgaggtgGCTTGTTTTGTGAAGTTTGAAAAGGGTTTTCTGTGAGTGTGCTGGTTTTGTTACAAGGCCCTTTCAGTTGGTCCTTTTGGCATCTTGTTTCTATCCTCTAGTGATAGAAAAGGATGTCTTTGGATTTCTCGTGTTTGCCAGAACAAACGGAGTACCCAACCTTAGGAGGCCCTGATGCGTGTGaagtcgggtttttttttgttatttttgtggtGTGATGTTTGAAATTGGAGTGTTCAGTTAGGTGATgttttatgtatatatatatatgtaataCCAGAAAccaatgaataaataattaaataattaaataaataaataaataaataaggtacagataaataattgaataaatagttttaaataattgaataaataggaaaaaaaacatgagatAACGTTTCGTTATACAGACaatgtaataaatataataaatagaatagaaagaataaatagaataaatgtaataaatataataaatgcaatagatgtaataattataatagatagataaataaatgGTGAGTACTTGTcctattgctatcctttttgCTGAAGTGTTGAGTGCAGTCTCTTTGTTGTGAGTTATATAGGCAAATATATAGGtgtagcagcccactgtgcagttcgcgtggctcgtacgcagagtacgagctgtcatcaagagctgtcagaattccgtggcgtgaacgaccattctgtttggcgcccattttgagagcagaccgatttggaaaagtaaaaataaagaaaattgaacaaaacgctaaagtggtgaccccgacgtgatccgtcaatatttttcacaattacgaacgaattcaaacaatggagaacgagaacgcaactgtaccgtgtgctcagcatgtttatgctggtgaaagtgtagcatcatcatcatcatcatccgcggctgttgcagcaATTGCTACCCCGCGTCTTAACCCACCAGTTATGGCCGACACCAACATTGACGCATAttttatgtccctcgagttttggtttgctgcatCTGGAATCACCGCCCAACATGACTCTCAACGGTACAATATCGTCATGGCCCAGGTTCCCCCGCAGAAACTTGGTGAACTTCGCACAATTGTCGAGAATACTCCAACTAGTGGAAAATACCCATATATCAAATCAAAGTTGACGGAACATTTCGCTGACAGCCAGCAGCGGCGTTTGCATCGTGTGTTGTCTGAAATGCCCCTTGGAGATTTAAAGCCTAGCCATCTTTTTAACGAGATGAAGCGAGTTGCCGGCGATTCTCTAGGGGACACCTTGC
This is a stretch of genomic DNA from Anopheles merus strain MAF chromosome 2R, AmerM5.1, whole genome shotgun sequence. It encodes these proteins:
- the LOC121590291 gene encoding DNA excision repair protein ERCC-1, with product MDEDDELLAALDIPPPAKQTTVSETKAPSNTTTATTAETPTTAPAVVAAKVNKSHCILVNPKQRGNPLLKAIQTIPWEYDDVVPDYVVGASACILFLSLRYHNLNPDYIHARLKQLGKMYELRVLLVQIDISEPQNALKHLTRICLLADLTLMLAWNADEAGRIVEKYKLFENRPPDWIMERAEKYPHEKLVRALTSIKPVNQTDAMILLQNFGTLGKLINSSEERLSMCSGLGPRKVKKLHKTFSESFRK
- the LOC121590290 gene encoding putative inner dynein arm light chain, axonemal, yielding MADRNLELQTTLVRYNNPVLVVKHVEKREPAGDVAPSKEQTGRPGSGGAVVVDSPRETEEILNCILPPKTWEEDGQLWTQTVSSTPATRQDVINLQEMLDTRLQQTQARETGICPVRRELYTQCFDELIRQVTINCTERGLLLLRVRDEIAMSLEAYETLYCSSVSFGIRKALQAQEGKEKLQEQIQQVEHEKEMLLNSISDMKIKADQAERRNAELRASEEKKHSEEIAFLKKTNAQLKAQLEGIIAPKK
- the LOC121590289 gene encoding electron transfer flavoprotein subunit alpha, mitochondrial; translation: MFARCSSSLVRPSAQGFRRFQSTLVLAEHNNETLNPITANAVTAAKKLGGDVTVLVAGTKVGPVSEAAAKLDGVKKVLVAEGDAYKGLLAESLTPLILATQEQLKFTHIVAGATAFGKAVLPRIAAKLDVSPVSDIIGVQSADTFVRTIYAGNAIQTVKSKDPVKVITVRGTNFEPTGAAGSAAAIEKAPEGDFASKTTEFVSQELTKSDRPSLTAAKIIVSGGRGMKSGDNFKMLYDLADKWGAAVGASRAAVDAGYVPNDLQIGQTGKIVAPEVYVAIGISGAIQHLAGMKDSKTIVAINKDPEAPIFQVADYGLVADLFKVVPEINEKC